The Deltaproteobacteria bacterium nucleotide sequence GATCCTTGCAAAGGATCCCCAAAGGAGACTTCAAAGGGCCGGTGAACTGGAAAAATACCTGCTGGCCCTCCTCCAACGCATAGATCGACTGCGGCCCCGCCCCAAGGCTTAAGGGTAAAGCAAAGGGCCCGAGCACCATGGCGCCCGGGCCCTGTTCATCGAAACCCGCAAGGTCTGTGAGACCTTTGAAAAACGCCCCCTTTTGCCCAATCTCGGCGTCAGGCCCAAATTTTAATCCTCGAAATACTTCAATGTATTCCTGTGGTTAAAATTTTCGCCTTCCTTGACCTTGAACAAAATTGAACGTTTTTCAAGGGTCTCGTCTGTTCTGTTATCAGGCGATCCCCAACTTAAATTTGAGGGAACGGAGGGTGTTCTTCATCAACATTGTGATGGTCATGGGACCAACGCCTCCAGGCACCGGCGTGATCCATCCAGCGATTTCCTTGGCAGCGTCAAAGTCCACATCCCCCTTGAGGATGGGCACCTTTTTCCCCGTTTTTTCACTGATTTTTTCGCCCACCCGGTTGACACCTACATCGATTACGCAGGCCCCCGGCTTGATCCACTCGGGTTTGACCAGTCCTGGCACACCCGCTGCCACGATGAGGATATCGGCCCGCTTGCAGTGGAAGGCCAGATCCCTGGTTCCCGTATGGACGACGGTCACCGTTGAGTTGGCGCCCGGACCCTTCTGCAGCATCATATTGGCGATCGGTTTCCCGACTATGTTGGAGCGTCCCACCACGACGACCTCAGCGCCGCTGGTCTCCACTCCCGCCCTCACGATCATTTCCTGGATGCCCGCCGGGGTGCAAGGGGGAAATTTCACCTCCGAACCGCCGATCATCAATCGGCCCACATTGACCGGGTGAAATCCATCCACGTCCTTGTCGGGATCAATGGCGTTGAGCACCTTCTTTTCATTGATGTGTTTCGGAAGTGGAAGCTGAACGAGAATTCCGTTGATGGTATCATCCTTGTTATACTTGTCGATCAGGGCAAGAAGTTCTTCTTCTGAGATATCCTCCGGTTGGTTGTCCTGGATCTCCTTGAATCCAAGCCGGTTGGCCGTCTTGATCTTCAGGGTCACGTAAGAGACCGAGGCGGGATTTTCTCCGACGAGAATCGTGACCAATCCGGGAACCACACCGTGTTCTTCCTTGATCTTTTTTACTTCCTCTTCGATTTCTTGAAGGATTTCTTCACGAATTTCCGTGCCTTTGATAAGTTTTGCCGTCATCTCCTCACTCCTTTCCAAGCTTCATGGTGTTGGCAAATTAAGGGCCCCGGCCGAAAATCCACCGGAAGGAAAACCGCTGCACACCCGGTTTCCCATGAAAGTCCTATTATCATCAAGATTGTCTGGATAGCACATGTGGACGGCAAGATCAATCATTTTAGTCCGACTCTCCTGATCCCCATGCGCCTCCTTCCCGGCCGGTTTGCGCCGCCCGTCACCTGCTTGACTTGGGGAGGGGTTTCCATTACTCTCCCGATCATGGCGGACGAACTGGAGATCCTCAGGCAGAAACTGGCGTCAGCCGAAAGGGTGGCGGTCCTCACGGGCGCCGGTGTTTCTGCAGAAAGCGGGGTGCCCACTTTCAGGGGAGAGAACGGCCTCTGGCGTAACCAGGACGTGATGGATTTGGTCACCCCCTCCGGTTTTGCCCGGGATCCCAGGCGGGTATGGGAGTTTTACAACTGGCGCCGGAGTCTCATCAACCGCGTTACATTCAATCCCGCCCACGAGGCCCTGGCCGAACTGGAAAGAAGAATCCCCCATTTCACTTTGATCACCCAGAACGTCGACGGCCTTCACGTAAGGGCCGGGAGCCGGAATATCCTGGAGATTCACGGGAATCTCTGGAAGGTTCGCTGTACCCGATGCAACAGGGTGTCTCTTGACGATTCTTCCGATCTGGGGCCCTTGCCGAAATGCCGGGATTGTGGCGGTCTGTTGAGACCCCACGTGGTCTGGTTCGGCGAGTCCCTGGACGAGGCGCTCCTGCGCCGTGCTATACAAGCCTCAAGAGAGTGCCAGGTAATGCTCGTTGTCGGGACTTCGGCGGTTGTGCAACCGGCCGCTTCCCTCTCCATGGAGGCGAAGGCAGGGGGGGCAGTCTTGGCGGAAATCAACATTGAGAAAACACCCCAGTCCGAATTCATGGATTTCGTGTTCACCGGAAAGGCTGGGGAACTCCTACCGAAGCTCATCGAGAACTGGCCGTGAAACCCTCTGGAATCATCACCCTCACCACTGATTTCGGCCTGAGCGACCCTTACGTGGCCATGATGAAGGGAGTGATCCTGTCGGTCAATCCAAGGGCCACGGTCTGCGACATTACCCACCTGGTAAGGCCGGGCTCCATCTTCCAGGCGGCCTCTGTCATTCATGAGAGTTATCCCTTTTTCCCGGAGGGCACGGTCCACGTTGCCGTCGTGGATCCGGGCGTGGGCGGCGAAAGGCGCCCCTTGGTGATCCAGGCCGCCGGGCAATTTTTTGTGGGGCCTGACAACGGCCTTTTCACATCCATCATCCAGGATTGCCCCGACCTGAAGGCCTATCACCTGAAGGAATCACGCTTCTTCCTGCCCCGCGTCACCAGTACCTTCCACGGGCGCGACATCTTCGCCCCTGTTGCGGCCCATCTCTCCCTCGGGGTTCAACCTGACAGACTGGGCAGCCCCCTCCAGCAACCGGTCACCATCCCCCTGCCGCGACCGCGGGAAAGGGATGGGGTATTGTACGGCGAGATCGTCCACGTGGACGGATTCGGCAACTGTATCACCAACATTTCGGGGGAGGTCCTGGAGGGTTTTCTCGGATCTGCCACTCCACTCATCGAGGTCGGGCACCTGGTCATCGACCGGCTTTCACGGACCTATTCCGAGGCGGAAGAAGGACAACCACTCGCGCTCGTCAACAGCTCGGACAGGCTCGAAATCGCGGTCAACCTGGGCCGGGCCTCGGAATACCTGGGGGTGGCCCGGGACGAGATCATCGGGAGCGTCGTGCAGGTAAAGAGACGCTAGTCCCCTTTCCCGGAACCCTTTTCCCCGGAAAGGGAGGCCATGTATTCCTCCCATTCGAGGGGGAGGAGGTATTTTTTCTTGTTATTGCATTCCTTGCAGGCGGGAACGATATTGCCCTTTCGGCTCTTCCCTCCTCGGCTCAGCGGCAGGATGTGATCCATGGTGAGGTTTTCCCTGCCGACGCGGCGCCTGCAATAATAACAGATCCCTTCCTGGGTCCTTCGCATCCACCAGGCCGATCGGCGCAGCCGTCGGGCCTTTTCCTTTTCCCTCCGGATATCTTCCTCTCCCACCCCAGGGTCATCAAATGGCATGGACACGTGGATTGATCCTCCTTGCTCTCATGGCTTTTCTCGGTTCGCAGGGGGCCCCCCTGGCGGACACCCTGGGAACCCGCTTGCTTCCCAACCTACCACGATTTGCTTTGAAATTCATGTCCCTTGGTTTTCCCCTCCTGGCGCCGATCTTCCCCAGGGCCTCTGGAGAAGCGAAATCCATTGACGGTAGCGCCCTGTTCATGCTAGTCATTATCGTGATATGGAAGCCGATTACCCTCGACTCATGGGGTTGGCCCTCGAAGAGGCACGGCAGGGATTCGAGAAAGGGGAAGTGCCGGTTGGGGCACTGATTGTCAGTCCTGAGGGACGGATCCTGTCAAGGGCACATAACCAGCCCATTTCCCTGTGTGACCCTTCGGCCCATGCCGAGATTCTGGCCCTTCGGGAGGCGGGTGCCAGGGTCGGGAATTATCGCTTGACGGGGTTCACCCTTGTCGTCACCATTGAGCCCTGCCTCATGTGTATGGGGGCGGCCCTCCATGCAAGGTTGGCTAAGGTTGTTTACGGGGCCGGGGATCCGAAGGGGGGCGCGGCGGGCTCCCTCTATGACGTTTCCCGGGATGAGCGCCTGAACCACCAGATCGAGGTGATTTCGGGGATCCGGGGTGAGGAGTGTGCCCGGCTGATCCAGCGTTTTTTTTCTTTCCGCAGGCAAGGAAAGAAGAGCGGAGAGGTACCGAAGTGGTCGTAACGGGGTCGACTCGAAATCGACTTGTCCCGTGAAGAGCGGGGCACGTGGGTTCGAATCCCACCCTCTCCGCCATTTAGCCTCATTTTGCCGAGACCTTTGAAAAACGCCCCCTTTTGCCCAATTGCGGCGCCTGCCTGTGCCGGGCCTATCTGCCGTTCCAACGGGACAGGCAGGCACGGCAGACAGGTCAGGCTCAGATTTTAATGTCCCGGTCTGTAAATGGGAGAACCTTGGGCTTTCCAGGCGAAGACTTTAGTTGGATCGTTTTCTTAGTAGGGTTCAAGGATTCAAGGGGCCCAGGGTTCGAGTGAGAAACCGGGATTTAAAGAAAGATGTTTTTCGCTTGACCCCTTGAACCCTCGGCCCCTTGGCCCCTGAGCTTTCGGCTTCAGCCGACAGTGGTTTAATCCTCGAAATACTTCAATGTATGGATGCTTGTCCCGCTTGGGATACAAAGCGGGGCGGTTGAAATTTTCGCCTTCCTTGAACTTGACCAAAATTGAGCATTTTTCAAAGGTCTCTTTGCCGTGTCTCAGTTACGCTCGCTACGTTTTCAACAGCCTGTTCATGCATCCTGTTCGATTCACTCGATGAAGCCAAAGGTGTCTCAAAGCCTGTTGATAAGGTGGATGGGGTGTGTTAATATAAATGGTCCAACAAAAGAGGATTTCGGTTTTTCGAAACCGCGGAGAGATGTCCGAGCTGGCTGAAGGAGCGCGACTGGAAATCGCGTGTACCGCCAAAAGTGGTACCGAGGGTTCGAATCCCTCTCTCTCCGCCATTTTTTTCTCAAGAGAACCACATGGCCTATGAAGTCCTAGCCAGAAAATGGCGCCCCCAGGTATTTCAGGATGTCATCGGCCAGGAACATGTTACCCTCACCCTGGTCAATGCCATCCGGACGGACCGGCTTGCCCATGCCTACCTCTTCAGCGGGGCCAGGGGGGTCGGCAAGACGTCCGTTGCTCGTATCCTCGCCAAGGCCATCAATTGCAAGGAGGGAGAACCGGGCGTCCCCTGTAATCGGTGCCCTTCCTGCACCGAGATCACCAGCGGATCCTCGGTGGACGTGCAGGAGATCGACGGGGCTTCCAACCGGGGAATTGATGAGATCAGGGATCTGCGTGAGAATATCAAGTACATGCCGACATCCAGCAGATTCCGGGTCTACATCATCGATGAAGTCCATATGCTTACCCTGCCGGCATTCAATGCCCTCCTCAAGACCCTTGAGGAACCACCGCCCCATGTTAAGTTCATTTTCGCCACGACCGAGCCCCACAAGGTGCCCATAACCATCCTCTCCAGATGCCAAAGGTTTGATTTCAAGAGGATTCCCGTTGCCAAGATCGTCCAACACCTGGGCAAGATCACGGCTGAGGAGGGAATCGAAATCAACCCATCCGGACTCGCCCTCATCGCCAAGGAGGCGGAGGGCAGCATGAGGGATGCCCAAAGCCTGCTGGATCAGGTCATCGCCTACACGGGTTCCAAGGTCAAGGACCGGGACATCGCGGACATCCTCGGCCTCGTGGACCGGGCGTTGCTTCTTGAAACGACCGGGGCCGTGATCGAGGGAAAGGTGGAGCAGTGCTTCCGGATTGTAGACAAAGTTTACAATTACGGTTATGATCTGAAAGAGTTCTACCGAAGCTTGATGGATCAGTTCAGGAACCTCCTGGTGAGCCTCGTGGCCCCGGGAGAGGACCTCCTGGACGTGACTGAGAGCGACCTGGAAGTGATCCGCAAACAGGCCCGAATGGCCGGGGAGGAGAGGCTGCAGCAGACCCTCAACCTGCTTATCTCCAGGGAAGAGGATTTGAGGTATTCATCCCATCCGCGGTTGGTCCTGGAAGTCCTCCTGGTCAAACTGTGCAGCCTCGGGTCGCGCCTTTCCTTTGATGCCCTGCTGAAAAAGATCGAAGAGCTTGAAAGGAGATTGAGCGATCCTCTTTCCTCAACGCCGGAACCCTTAAGGAAGCTTTCCGATCCCGGCATCCAGTGGAAGGAAAAGACACCCGAAGAAAGGCCGGTCTCCCTGGATTGGGACGGATTCCTGATTTTCCTTTCTTCCAAGAGCGGTCCGATAGCCAACGTGTTGAAGGAATTCAGCCTCCTGGAATCTTCCGGGGATACCGTGGTGCTTTCCAAGGGAGGGAATCCCTTTTCTGCGGATTACTTCGAGGATGCCGAACGAATGGACAGGTTGTTGAGGTACTGCAGGCAGTATTTCAACCGAGAAGTGAAAATCAAGATTGTGGGGGAAAGGAGGAAGGAAAACGGAAACCTGGGGCCCCCCAAAAAAGAGGGCTCGATCTCCAGGCCCGAAATGAAAGTCAACCTTCCCCCCTCGGTCCAGGAAGTCCTGGACATGTTTCAGGGAGAACTCAAGGGGGAAGTCCCCTCGGGGAATTCAGACCCTTTACAACCCGACGATACCAAGAAACCATAGGGAGGCATGAACAGTGAAAGGCATACCCAACATGGGAAACATCATGAAACAGGCCCAGAAGTTTCAGGCAAAGATCGCCAAACTCCAGGAAGAACTGGGTGATAAAACCGTGGAGGCCTCAGCGGGGGGCGGCATGGTGATAGCCGTTGCCAATGGGCGGCAGGAAATTCTTTCCATCCGAATAGATCCCGAAGTCATTGATCCAGAGGACCCGGAGATGCTCCAAGATCTGGTCCTGGCCGCGGTAAACGACGCCTTGACACGGGCAAAGGACATGGTGAGTGAAGAGATGGGAAAATTGACGCAGGGGATGAACATCCCCAATATCCCCGGGCTGACCTCCTGAGTATCGAGTCATGTCCATCTATCCCCCGCCACTGGAAGAGCTTATTTCGCAACTTTCAAGGCTCCCCGGCATCGGGCGAAAATCCGCCACGCGGGTCGCCCTCTTCATTCTCAGACAGGATGAGGGGTTGGCCCGGGATCTGGCCCGGAGCATCCTTCACGTTAAGGAGAGCATACGGCTCTGCTCGGTCTGCTTCAACCTTACCGACAGCGATCCCTGCAGGATTTGCCGTGACGAGAGCAGGGACGCCGAAGTGCTCTGCGTAGTGGAAGGCCCTGATGACCAGATGGCCATAGAGGAATCCGGCGCCTTCAGGGGACGATATCATGTGCTTCACGGAACCCTTTCCCCCCTTGATGGCATTGGACCTGAGGACTTGAAAATCGGTGAGCTCCTCAAGCGCCTGGACAGGGAAGAAGTAAAAGAAGTGATCTTGGCCACCAACCCAACCACGGAAGGGGAGGCGACATCTTCTTACTTGGCCGGGCTCCTGGTCTCCAGAAACGTGAAGGTTACCCGGATCGCCCTCGGGATCCCCATGGGCGGGAACCTGAGATTCATGGACTCCTTGACCCTGCAACACTCCTTGAAGAGTAGAAGTCCCGTGCGGCCGTGATGGACGGATACACCCTCCAGGCCCTCTACCAAATTCTCGGCCCGAAGCATCTTCTCACCCGGCCGGATGAAACAGAGAAATTCGCCTCAGATGCCACTGATCTTAAGTTCGTGCCGGAAGCCGTGGCTTTCCCGGGCAATGCGGAAGAGGTGTCGCGTATTCTTCTTCTGGCCAACGAAGTGGGATTCCCGGTAATCCCGAGGGGAGCGGGAAGCGGAAAGACGGGGGGTGCTCTGCCCGTGGAGGGGGGGCTCGTCTTGGCCATGGACCGTTTCAACCGGATCCTTCGTATCGACCGGGACAATCTCATCGCCGAAGTGGAGCCGGGAGTCGTGACGGCCCGTTTTCAGGAAGAGGTGGAAAAGGTAGGCCTCTTTTATCCTCCCGACCCGGCCAGTTTCCGCGTCTCCACGATCGGGGGAAATGTGGCAACCTGTGCCGGCGGGCTGCGGGCCGTCAAGTATGGTGTGACACGTGATTACGTGATCGGGTTGTCCATGGTCCTGCCCACCGGGGAGATGCTGCGTACCGGCGTTGAAACTCCGAAAGGGGTGGTGGGCTACGATTTGACCCGACTCGTCGTGGGCTCCGAGGGTACCCTGGCCGTGATCACCTCCATCACCCTGCGGCTTCTCCCCAAGCCGGAGATGAAAAAATCCATGCTCGCCTTCTTTGATCGGGCCTCAACTGCCGTGCGGACCGTATCGGAAATGATTCGCTCCGGAATCCTTCCCGCCACCCTGGAGTTCATGGACAGGCTGTGTCTCGATTGTATGCGGAATCAAACGCGGCATTTCATCCCCCCTGGTGCCGAGGCCCTGCTCCTAATCGAGGTGGATGGTGATCGGAGTTCCGTGGAAATGGAGGCTGAGAGGATCCGGCGGGCCTGCCAAGGAGGCGGATGCCTCGATTTTCGTGCGGCAACACGTGGGGAGGAAGCGGAGGAGTTCTGGGAGATTCGCAGGGAGATATCAGAAACCCTTTTCGTTTACGGGCCCCACAAGATCAGCGAGGACGTCGTGGTGCCGAGGAGCCGTATTGCCGAGTTCATCGATATCCTTCGGGGACTTGAAACCCGATACCGGCTCTCCATGCCCACATTCGGGCATGCCGGCGATGGAAACCTGCACGTCAACATCATGTATGACAAGGATAAGGAAGGCGAAAGCGAGAGGGCCGAACTCGCGGTGAAGGATCTATTCAGGCACACCCTGAAAATGGGAGGGACGATTTCAGGGGAACATGGTATCGGACTCACCAAGGCCCCCTATCTGGGCATGGAACTATCCAAAACCGCGATTGACCTGATGCTCCGGGTAAAGAAGGCCTTCGATCCAAAGGGGATCCTGAATCCAGGAAAGATTTTCACCTAGGCGCCGATTCGGGAAAACGGCGCGTTTTTCAAAGGTCTCGAAGCCTTTAGAGGATCCGATCCAGGGTCCTGTAATTCTTGGTGCTGTAAAATTTCTCTACGTCAACCAGATTTAACTTTTCGAGGGCCTTTTTGAAGGGGACCGTGGTAATTTCTCCTTGTTTCAGGCTCACCATGCGTCCGAAGTCCTCATTTACAATCATATCGATGGCCGCCACGCCGAACTTTCGTCCCATCCGACGGTCATAGGCTGTGGGGGCCCCGCCCCTTTGGAGGTGCCGGAGGGCCACGTACCTCACTTCCAGGTTCGAATGCTTTTCAATTTCCTCGGCGATGAACCCGCCGATCCCCCCGAGGTAGTAATTGCCGAAGCCGTCCCGGCCCCGCTTCTCGTGGACTTCCTCCAGCCCCCTGGGCTTGGCTCCTTCGGAGACCAGTACGATGCTGTACCGCTTCCCGGACTTTTTCCTCATCTTCAACAGTTCGATGACACGTTCCATTACAAAATCGTGTTCCGGGATCAGGATGATAGCGGCGCCTGATGCCTCTCCTCCTTCCAAGGCCAGCCATCCTGCTCGTCTCCCCATGGATTCGACCACGAAAACGCGGCTATGGGATCCGGCGGTGATCCTCAGCCGGTCGATATCGTGGGTAATGATATTTACGGCCGAGTCGAATCCCAAGGTATAGTCGGTCTCGGATAGATCTTTGTCGATGGTCTTAGGGATCCCCACGATCGGGACCCCTTCACGGAACAGCTTGTAGGCGACTCCGAGGTTGTCGAATCCACCGATGACCACCAGGGCGTCCAACCCCAGTTTCTTGATATTCTCCAGGAGCAGTTCCGATCTGTCTTTTTTAGGATCAAAAGGATTCAGGACACTTGTCCCCAACCTCGTGCCTCCATAGCGGTCCCAGGTCCGGACGAGGTTCTCATCCAGTTTCATGGTCCATCGCTTCCGGCTCTCCTTTTTGTCTGGTTTGACCTGGATGAGCCCTTTCCATCCGTCTATGATCCCGATGATCTCGAACATCATGCCTCGGATGGGCACGAGATCCTTATCCAATGCGGAGTAGACAAGCCAATGGATCGCACTGTTGATCCCCGGGCAATCCCTGCCTGCGGAAAGCACACCGATCCTTGTCTTCATTTCTCCCCCCAAAAACTTTTTCAAGAGCGTTGAAGCATTGTTTGGAACTATAAAGAAAGGGTTGAGTGGTGTCAAGGAAGGCAGGAGAAGCCAATCCCCACCCCCCGGCGTAACTGCCCGGAGCCCTGCCGGCCCATACGGGGTTCGCCCCGGTATCTCGAATTCGGGCTCCCGGCTCGTCTCCCCCCTCTCTTGCCCCCCGGTCTAGATTGAGTCAGGAGGACGATTGCTCCCTATTTCTCCGGGAGGTTCCCCAGCCCAAGGAGCCGGAAGGTGACCATGAAGCTGCTCGAATCATCCTCCTCTTTCACAGTGAACCGTACGGCCCAGCACTGGGCGGTGTAATCCAGGTAGTAGCTGTTCTCTAATGCGTCCCCCCGATCGAAATCCCTCCTGACGGAGGTGCCCATGGAAAATCCCTCGGTGAGATTGAGATCAAGGTGGTAGCTCAGGCTGTTGGTGCCACCTTTTTCATAGAGGTAATCCACGGAAAAGGAGTCCTTTCTTCCCCCGGAGCGGGGAACCCTGAATTCGAAGGACAGGTCGGCCAGGGTCACTTGATCCTCGTAATGATCCCACTGGAATTCCGACTTCAGGTCAAGGTCAGGAGATGGAGTAAGGGTCAAGACGGCGGTGAGGGGTTCGAAGGGTTGTTTGCCCCTCCAGGGTTCTTCGTCTCTCCTGGCCTCGTGGAGATCGTAAGCCTGGCTGAGGCTGAAGGTCCCCCATTGGGCATAGGATCTTTCCCCCTTTTCGTTTTCCATGCGGGCATCGAGCAGATTTTCAAGTGTGAGGGTAAGGGTGTTGATCTTTCCCTTTTCGTCGATGGGTTCAAACCAGGGCCGATATCGATCTTCATCGTTATACCCACGGTAGGTATATGTGAGGGAAGGAACAAATTTGTGTTTTACTCTCCTGGCATCGCCCCAATGGATATCAAAGGTTTTTTCCAGGATCGTGGAAATCCGCGTTTTCGATTCATAGGCGGCCCTGCTTTGCCGGTCGTTCCCCCCCGTGTTCCCGTCCATCCATTGGACGTCCGAGTCAAAGGCAAGGGATTGTTCGAGTTCCAGATACCGTCCGAGGCGGAAGGGATAGGTGAGCTCAGGAGAAAAGGCTATGCTGTGCCCCTTGATCCCCTTCTCCCGCCATACGTAATCATGGGAGGCCCCCACTTCGTAAAAGAGGGGGAGATCCTCGATAGGAGACGGGAGCCCGGCGAAGGCGAGGCCGAGGAGCGGTTGGGGTGTCTCGTCATCAGGCGGGTTTTCCGGCCGCTGGTAGTAAGAGGTCTGACCCTGAAGGCTGTAATTCTCTCCATCCCGGCTCAATCTAAGGGTGGAACGCCTGAGGGGCGAGTATGTGTCATCCATCGGCCTCCCGGAAAAGTCCACCAGGTCCGGCCTTGCCTGGTAGCCGTACATTTTTCCCATGAATTCTTTCAGGTAGTCTTGGTCGCTCACGAAATCGGCGTCCAACCTCGCATTGACCCCGAGCGGGAATTCCTGGTCGGCCCTCCCCCTGAGCCAGTACCGGGTCTTGTTGGTCCTGGGATCGGGACTGAGATCCGCTTCTTTCGGATCCGAGAGATCCTTCCGTTCCACCTTGTCCCGAAGGATATCCAGCAGAAACGTTCCTTTGGAGCCGTCACGGGCGAGATACCGGTACTCCAGGCCCTGCATAAATCCCCTTCGGGTCATGTATCGTTCATAGAAGGTGGCGTCGGTATTCTCGGAAATCGCCCAGAAGATGGGAATCTCGATTTCTC carries:
- the folD gene encoding bifunctional methylenetetrahydrofolate dehydrogenase/methenyltetrahydrofolate cyclohydrolase FolD, encoding MTAKLIKGTEIREEILQEIEEEVKKIKEEHGVVPGLVTILVGENPASVSYVTLKIKTANRLGFKEIQDNQPEDISEEELLALIDKYNKDDTINGILVQLPLPKHINEKKVLNAIDPDKDVDGFHPVNVGRLMIGGSEVKFPPCTPAGIQEMIVRAGVETSGAEVVVVGRSNIVGKPIANMMLQKGPGANSTVTVVHTGTRDLAFHCKRADILIVAAGVPGLVKPEWIKPGACVIDVGVNRVGEKISEKTGKKVPILKGDVDFDAAKEIAGWITPVPGGVGPMTITMLMKNTLRSLKFKLGIA
- a CDS encoding NAD-dependent deacylase; this encodes MADELEILRQKLASAERVAVLTGAGVSAESGVPTFRGENGLWRNQDVMDLVTPSGFARDPRRVWEFYNWRRSLINRVTFNPAHEALAELERRIPHFTLITQNVDGLHVRAGSRNILEIHGNLWKVRCTRCNRVSLDDSSDLGPLPKCRDCGGLLRPHVVWFGESLDEALLRRAIQASRECQVMLVVGTSAVVQPAASLSMEAKAGGAVLAEINIEKTPQSEFMDFVFTGKAGELLPKLIENWP
- a CDS encoding SAM-dependent chlorinase/fluorinase, producing the protein MKPSGIITLTTDFGLSDPYVAMMKGVILSVNPRATVCDITHLVRPGSIFQAASVIHESYPFFPEGTVHVAVVDPGVGGERRPLVIQAAGQFFVGPDNGLFTSIIQDCPDLKAYHLKESRFFLPRVTSTFHGRDIFAPVAAHLSLGVQPDRLGSPLQQPVTIPLPRPRERDGVLYGEIVHVDGFGNCITNISGEVLEGFLGSATPLIEVGHLVIDRLSRTYSEAEEGQPLALVNSSDRLEIAVNLGRASEYLGVARDEIIGSVVQVKRR
- a CDS encoding HNH endonuclease, with protein sequence MPFDDPGVGEEDIRREKEKARRLRRSAWWMRRTQEGICYYCRRRVGRENLTMDHILPLSRGGKSRKGNIVPACKECNNKKKYLLPLEWEEYMASLSGEKGSGKGD
- a CDS encoding nucleoside deaminase; translated protein: MEADYPRLMGLALEEARQGFEKGEVPVGALIVSPEGRILSRAHNQPISLCDPSAHAEILALREAGARVGNYRLTGFTLVVTIEPCLMCMGAALHARLAKVVYGAGDPKGGAAGSLYDVSRDERLNHQIEVISGIRGEECARLIQRFFSFRRQGKKSGEVPKWS
- the dnaX gene encoding DNA polymerase III subunit gamma/tau, which codes for MAYEVLARKWRPQVFQDVIGQEHVTLTLVNAIRTDRLAHAYLFSGARGVGKTSVARILAKAINCKEGEPGVPCNRCPSCTEITSGSSVDVQEIDGASNRGIDEIRDLRENIKYMPTSSRFRVYIIDEVHMLTLPAFNALLKTLEEPPPHVKFIFATTEPHKVPITILSRCQRFDFKRIPVAKIVQHLGKITAEEGIEINPSGLALIAKEAEGSMRDAQSLLDQVIAYTGSKVKDRDIADILGLVDRALLLETTGAVIEGKVEQCFRIVDKVYNYGYDLKEFYRSLMDQFRNLLVSLVAPGEDLLDVTESDLEVIRKQARMAGEERLQQTLNLLISREEDLRYSSHPRLVLEVLLVKLCSLGSRLSFDALLKKIEELERRLSDPLSSTPEPLRKLSDPGIQWKEKTPEERPVSLDWDGFLIFLSSKSGPIANVLKEFSLLESSGDTVVLSKGGNPFSADYFEDAERMDRLLRYCRQYFNREVKIKIVGERRKENGNLGPPKKEGSISRPEMKVNLPPSVQEVLDMFQGELKGEVPSGNSDPLQPDDTKKP
- a CDS encoding YbaB/EbfC family nucleoid-associated protein, with the translated sequence MGNIMKQAQKFQAKIAKLQEELGDKTVEASAGGGMVIAVANGRQEILSIRIDPEVIDPEDPEMLQDLVLAAVNDALTRAKDMVSEEMGKLTQGMNIPNIPGLTS
- the recR gene encoding recombination protein RecR; the protein is MSIYPPPLEELISQLSRLPGIGRKSATRVALFILRQDEGLARDLARSILHVKESIRLCSVCFNLTDSDPCRICRDESRDAEVLCVVEGPDDQMAIEESGAFRGRYHVLHGTLSPLDGIGPEDLKIGELLKRLDREEVKEVILATNPTTEGEATSSYLAGLLVSRNVKVTRIALGIPMGGNLRFMDSLTLQHSLKSRSPVRP
- a CDS encoding FAD-binding protein; this encodes MDGYTLQALYQILGPKHLLTRPDETEKFASDATDLKFVPEAVAFPGNAEEVSRILLLANEVGFPVIPRGAGSGKTGGALPVEGGLVLAMDRFNRILRIDRDNLIAEVEPGVVTARFQEEVEKVGLFYPPDPASFRVSTIGGNVATCAGGLRAVKYGVTRDYVIGLSMVLPTGEMLRTGVETPKGVVGYDLTRLVVGSEGTLAVITSITLRLLPKPEMKKSMLAFFDRASTAVRTVSEMIRSGILPATLEFMDRLCLDCMRNQTRHFIPPGAEALLLIEVDGDRSSVEMEAERIRRACQGGGCLDFRAATRGEEAEEFWEIRREISETLFVYGPHKISEDVVVPRSRIAEFIDILRGLETRYRLSMPTFGHAGDGNLHVNIMYDKDKEGESERAELAVKDLFRHTLKMGGTISGEHGIGLTKAPYLGMELSKTAIDLMLRVKKAFDPKGILNPGKIFT
- a CDS encoding ATP-dependent 6-phosphofructokinase; the protein is MKTRIGVLSAGRDCPGINSAIHWLVYSALDKDLVPIRGMMFEIIGIIDGWKGLIQVKPDKKESRKRWTMKLDENLVRTWDRYGGTRLGTSVLNPFDPKKDRSELLLENIKKLGLDALVVIGGFDNLGVAYKLFREGVPIVGIPKTIDKDLSETDYTLGFDSAVNIITHDIDRLRITAGSHSRVFVVESMGRRAGWLALEGGEASGAAIILIPEHDFVMERVIELLKMRKKSGKRYSIVLVSEGAKPRGLEEVHEKRGRDGFGNYYLGGIGGFIAEEIEKHSNLEVRYVALRHLQRGGAPTAYDRRMGRKFGVAAIDMIVNEDFGRMVSLKQGEITTVPFKKALEKLNLVDVEKFYSTKNYRTLDRIL
- the lptD gene encoding LPS assembly protein LptD is translated as MNRILPMKQVRRNQGFLRGWLRCLAVIPAVLMLAGLHAPPPCFSKSKWGGERLLEDRNARWQITARHLSYNAKENLYTAKGDVTISKGDNFLFAERAMYNEKTGIVQVTGDVRLESHGDLITGETGIFDLKSHYGQLTRGHIFLRENNVHIRGSSMMRIGPETYVVRGCRVTTCDGDRPAWSITGSEVKITLEGYGYVKNAAFRIKNFPVFYLPYAVFPVKTKRQSGVLPPRVGYSDRNGGEIEIPIFWAISENTDATFYERYMTRRGFMQGLEYRYLARDGSKGTFLLDILRDKVERKDLSDPKEADLSPDPRTNKTRYWLRGRADQEFPLGVNARLDADFVSDQDYLKEFMGKMYGYQARPDLVDFSGRPMDDTYSPLRRSTLRLSRDGENYSLQGQTSYYQRPENPPDDETPQPLLGLAFAGLPSPIEDLPLFYEVGASHDYVWREKGIKGHSIAFSPELTYPFRLGRYLELEQSLAFDSDVQWMDGNTGGNDRQSRAAYESKTRISTILEKTFDIHWGDARRVKHKFVPSLTYTYRGYNDEDRYRPWFEPIDEKGKINTLTLTLENLLDARMENEKGERSYAQWGTFSLSQAYDLHEARRDEEPWRGKQPFEPLTAVLTLTPSPDLDLKSEFQWDHYEDQVTLADLSFEFRVPRSGGRKDSFSVDYLYEKGGTNSLSYHLDLNLTEGFSMGTSVRRDFDRGDALENSYYLDYTAQCWAVRFTVKEEDDSSSFMVTFRLLGLGNLPEK